A region of the Bacteroidales bacterium genome:
TATAAAAAGTTACTTCCGTGCTCAGTGGTTCGCGGGCATGGTGAGCGCCCATGTAAAAAACAGCCGGTTTGTCTTCGTCCAGTTCTACATTCGATGAAACCTTCAGCGCCCATATATCGTGCTGGTAATTCACGTAATTATTGTTTCCGCCATCATAGTATTGCTTGCCACGGCTGTCGCCCAGGTCGTAGAGTTTGCAAATGGCCGGGTAGGTGTTTGCAATTTGCTGCAATTCAGCCAACGCAACCGGGTAGGTGCGATAACCCGGAATATCGGTCAGAACCGAGAGGTTGCTTAAGATGTCCGATTGGGTTTGAAAAACACGAAACTCATAACCGATCCTGAGCAGGCGCTGAAATTCTGTACTATCCACAACAATATCAAGGTATTCGCCAGGGTGATAGGAGGCAATGTCATATTCGTTTGTGAGGAAAAACTTCAGCGCCTCGCGCGAAGGATTATCGAGCCTAATGACAAGGTTTTCCTGGGCTGTGATCAAAGTGAATAGTGACAAAAAGAAGAAAAGAATTGTAATTTTTTTCATGGCTTAGAATTTTTGAGTATGGCAAAACACGGCAATGAGAGTGTAAGCTGGAAACGTTTTTAGATTGCAGAGTGTTGCAGGACTTTATTGCACCTATAATACAAAGATCGTAAACGAATTCATAATGAAATGTTAAAACTCAAATAATAATCCTTGAGGTTCCTGGTAATGTCTGACGGATTTTTTTTACCTCAACTAAATATACCACTAAGACACTGAGAACACTAAGATTCACTTAGTGGTTCTTAGTGAACTTAATGGCTCAGTGGTAAACAATCTTTTGGCACCGATATCGAATCATCGGTGGTCGGTAAAATAATAACAATACAACCGATCATTTAATTGTGAAACCTCTACGAGGCTTTTGTATTAATTGGTTACTTTTTGCTACAATAATGTATCGCCTACAGCGAATCTACTCGACAGCGAGGCGGGTTCCGCGCGGATACAGTATTGTAGTTTAGCGATAAACCACTAAGGCACTGATGACACTCAGATACACTAAGTGGTTCCCGGTGAACTTAGTGCCTCAGTGGTAAAAATATTGGTTATTTTTGCCGTTATAAACCCCTTGAAGAAATGAAAAGAACCAAGTCTTTCTTTTTGCTGCTGATCCTTCCGCTTTTTATATCGGCCCAAAAATCACCTTTGCGTGTTGAACCTCCATTCTGGTGGGCAGGCATGTATCATACCGAATTACAGATTATGGTTTACGAACCCAATATCAGTGCTTTAAAGGTTCACATTAATCATCCCGGAATTATTGTAAAAGAAGTAGTTTCGGTTGACAGCCCGAATTACCTCTTCATTTATCTTGATGTTTCCCAGGCTTCGCCGGGTACTTTCCAGATAGATTTTCTGGATGGAAAGAGGGTTCGGTACTCTTATCAATACGAACTCAGAGAACGGGATGAAAACGCCAGGTTCCGCGAAGGTTTTGATGCATCAGATGCCATTTACCTGCTTATGCCCGACCGCTTTGCCAATGGCGATCCCGGCAATGACAATATTGAGGGCATGCTTGAAAAAGCAGATAAGAATAATCCCGATGGGCGGCATGGCGGCGATATTCAGGGAATTATCAACCACCTCGACTATATTGAAGACCTGGGTTTTACGGCCATCTGGATCAATCCGGTTTTTGAAAACAACCAGCCACGTTACTCTTACCACGGCTATGCCATCACCGATTTTTATAAGGTTGACCCCCGGTTCGGAACCAATGAGGATTACCGCCGCTTGGTTCAGGAAGCAGAAAAAAAGGGAATTAAGATTATCAAGGACATGATTTTCAACCATTGCGGAAGTCAGCATTGGTGGATGACGGATTTGCCTTCGAAAGACTGGCTGAACCAATGGCCGGAATACACCCGCACTTCGTACCGCATGAGCACTATTGTTGATCCTTATGCTTCGCAGACCGATTACAACATCATGGTAAAAGGTTGGTTCGACAGCAATATGCCTGATCTGAACCAACACAACCGGCTGCTGGCAAAATACCTTAAACAAAACACGGTGTGGTGGATCGAATTTGCCGGCATTCATGGCATCCGCATGGACACCCAGCCTTATGCCGAAAAAGATTTCACGGCTGACTGGGCACGTTACATTTCAGATGAATACCCATATTTCAGGATTTTGGGTGAGGCCTGGATGGGAATCCCGGCCATGGTAAGCTATTACCAGCAAGGAAAAATCAATCATGATGGTTATGATTCAAATATTCCCAGCCTTTTTGACTTTCCGTTATATGATGCCGTTCGTGAGGCCTTCAACGAAGAACCCGGTTGGGACAAAGGATTGATGCGGCTTTACAATATGCTGGCCCAGGATTTTCTATATTCCGATCCCTATAACCTGGTAGTGTTTCCTGATAACCATGATGTATCACGCATCTTCAGCAGCCTTGATCAGGATCCTGAAAAGCTTAAAATGCTGCTCACTTTCATTTTCACGACAAGGGGCATTCCGATGATGTATTATGGCACAGAAATTTTAATGACTGGTCTCGAACACAAAGGACATGGCGGTATTCGTATGCCGTTTCCGGGTGGATGGCCGGGCGATGAAACCAGCGCTTTCAGCAGCGATGGCAGGAGCTATGAACAAAACGATGTTACCAACCACATCAGGAAACTGCTCCAGTTCAGGCAGCTGCAGCCTGCATTTCACTATGGCTGGCTCAGGCATTTTATCCCTCATGACAATGTGTATGTATATTTCAGATACAATCAAGAATCAACCTTTATGGTGGTGATCAACAGCAACGCGGAAGAGAAATCATTAAACTCCAAACGCTTTACCGAAGCAACCAAAGGGTATCATGTGGGCAGGGATGTGATCAATGGCTTCGCCTATGAGATTGATAAGACCTGGAACGTGCCCGGAAATACAGCCCTGGTGCTTGAACTTAAATCCAGTTTCATGCCTAAAATTCTTGATTGAGCCGTCATCATTCGTTCTAATCAGGCTTCTGGATCATAGAAATATTTTGTCCATTTGCCGTGAGCGGTATTCGAAAATATTTTTCAACTGACGCCTTACCAGCCAACCAACGAACCAACGGCCTATCATCCCGAGTGGCAGTTTGTAAGAAACAATATCGGTCATTTCAACTCCCTCAGGCACTTCTTTGATGATGTGCTGGTGATGCCAGAAACGGTAAGGTCCGAACCGCTGCTCATCAATAAAAAATCTCTTTTCCTGAACCTGTGTGATCTCAGTCACCCAGCTTGCATTGAAAAACGGCAGAGGCTTCACTTTATAGCAAATAATTTGTCCGGGATACATTTTATCACCATCCAGAGATGAGCGGTATGTGATCCTGAAATCCATCTGGGGTGGAGTTATTTTAGAAAGGTTCTCAGGCAGTGAAATAAAATCCCATGCTGATTGAAGATCAGCCTTGATAAGCATTTTGCTGGTAAGTGTAAACAAACCAGATTGATAACTGAAATGCAACATAGTTAAACAAGATTAAGGGTTGACATTCCTCCATCTACACCAATTACCTGGCCTGTAATCCACGCACTTTTTTCGCTGATCAGGAACTCTGCCATCGCTGCGAGATCTTCAGGTTTGCCTATTTGCTTCATAGGATTGCGTTGTACAATGCTATTTTTCCGATCCTCAGTTGACAGAAGTTTTGAAGCCATTTGTGTATCCGTCAGGGATGGCGCAATGCAATTCACCCTGATGTGCGGCGCAAACTCAGCGGCAAGCGAACGGGTCAAACCTTCAACAGCCGCTTTTGCACTGGCAATGGAAGCATGGTAAGGCATGCCAACTTTTGCCGCAACTGACGAAACCATGACAATCGAGCCATTTCCCGATTTACGTAGAGGCCGGTAAAATGCATTTATGGCTTTTACAGCGCCCAGGAAATTAATTTCGTAATCGCTCTGGAAATCATCAATCTTCAATGAGTTGAATGGCTTTAGGTTGATAGTTCCGGGGAAATACAGCAATGCGTCAACTGATGAGGGTATTTCGCTTGAATTAAATTCATCTTTGAGAATATCAAACTGCTTCCATGTAACATTACTTTGTTTATGAAAAAGGTCTTCAGATCTTGAATAAACCAGCAGAATCACATCCTGATTTTCCAGGCTTTTAATAAGTGTTTGAGCGATGGTGGATGATCCACCAATAAGTGCATAGGTTTTCATCTTCATTTTCTTAAAGGAACATGAGAACCCGAATATTGTTTAAATAATATTGGAATATAGTTAAACAATAATATAAAAAAATGATTTTGATTTAGGTTAATCAAGATACTTATTCAGCCCGGCAAGGGTTTGGTACAGTTCCAATTCCATCTCCAATAGATTATCAACACTTTGATAATAATAAGACAGTTCCAGCAGATAATTGGTCAGGCTGAGCTCTCCCTGCTCCCAGGCTCTTGCCAGCAGTTTGGTATTGTCAATTGACTGCAAAAGCCTTTCATATTCCTGAAGACTTGCATTCAAGCTTAAGGCTTGGGCATGTTGTGCTTTTAGCTGATTATAAAATTGCAATTTCTTGTCATGTTCGCTGCCCTGCAAGGCTGATGTATGGGCCTTTGTATATCGGACTGTATTTTTATTTTCCCAGAGCGGAATAGAAATACCGATGGCAAAACCTCTGAACTTTTCAAGAGTGAGTATTTCACTCACATATCCGGTATTAAAGCCTGGCAGGCTCAAGGCCTTTTGAAGTTTTTCCTGTTTCCGGTTGATCTCAATCTCCTGGCTCAGCCACTTCAAAACCGGGTTTCTCTCTTCTGCCTGTACATACCACTGTTCAAAATCCTCACTTAATGATATAGGATAAAACGAAGTATCAGCCAATTGAATTTGAATACCTCCATTGAGGCCGGCAAGTTTATTCTGCAGTGACTGTCGTGTTATTTCAATTCTTTCGGCTTGATTTTGCAGACCAAGAAAGTTCAGCTTTGCCTTATTGAGTTCAATTATATTGGTTTCCCCTGCATCAAACATTGTTTCATAGGCATTCGCCATTCGCTCTGCATGTTGAAGACGCTTCCCGATTTCTTGTGCCCTGATGTTTGCATTGATTAATTCCAGGCAAATCAGGCGGGCTTCAAACAAAAGTTCGCGTCGCTGATTTTCAAACTCCAGCAGCAATTGGTCATTGCGTGCATTGGCAATACGGGTTTTATGCAAATAAGCTGTCGGAAAATCAAATTGTTGTCGCAACGAAATATTGGTTTTATTTCCAATCCCATCCGGGTTTCCCGCAAACCATGCATATTCAAATTCCGGGTTTTGCAGATAGATACCTGTTTTGTTTGAAATGCTTTGTGCATCTAATTGCATTTGCAAGGCAGCCAGCCCGGTATTGTTTTTTTCAACTTCCGCCAGCACACATTCAACGCTGTTTTGAGCAAAAGCATTAACGCACATCAGGAAAGTAAAAGTGATTAACAACAAGAACTTACGAACCAAAACGTACTTATCGACCACGTTTGCGATGTTTTCCAGTTTCCCGTTTACGTTCCCATTGCAATTACAATCAGATCTTTGCCAACTGCATTTTGCCAACTGCCAACTCATTCCAAAAGGGCTATTCTTTGAAACAGATAAATCTAGCGTTTTCATTGTATTTTTTCATTAAAAGATTTATGGTTGTTCAGCATGCTGTACACAATAGGAATCAGGTAGATATTGAGTAGTGTTGAAGTAAGCAATCCACCCAGTATGACTTTTGCCATCGGACTCTGTATTTCATTACCGGCCATATCATCAAAGTATGCAAGTGGTATCAAAGCCAGCCCTGTAGTCAGTGCAGTCATCAAAATAGGATTAAGCCTGTCAACCGATCCATGAACAACACTATTAAAAATATTCGAACCTTTGCTTTCGAGCCGTTGATACCTTCCGATGAGTAGGATGCCATTCCGGGTTGCGATCCCAAAAAGAGTGATGAAACCGATGATGGCCGGGATGCTTAAAACACCCGACGTAATCCAGAGCGCAAATACACCCCCGATCAATGCCAGCGGAAGGTTAATAAGAACAACTGCTGAAACTCTTAAATCTTTAAATTCCTGGAAGAGCAATAGAAAAATGACACCAATGGCCAGGATAGATGTCAGTAATAAAATCCGTGATGCAGTTTCGGCACTCTCAAACTGCCCACCAAATTCAATGCGGTATCCTTCCGGAAGGCTAACATTCAGCGCAATTTGTTCTTTGATCTGATCCACTGCCTTGCTCAGGCTGCCACCAGAAACATTGGCTGAAACCACCAGTTTTCGCTGCACATTCTCCCGGCTGATTGTATTGGGCCCGCTTGCCGAAACTATTTCAGAAACTTCAGCAAGCGAAACATACTTGCCGTCAACCGTTTGTATCAGCGCATTGCTTACACCCTCAATATCCTTTGTATAATCTTCATTCAATCGCAATACCAGGTCAAAGCTGCGTTGCCCTTCATATATCTCAGTCATTTTTTCTCCGGCAAAAGCCCACTCTACAAAGTTGGTAAAATCATGCATTGGAATACCGTAATAAGCCAGGCGATCCCGATTGGCACGAATCTGCAGTTGAGGCACAACAATCTGTTCTTCAGTAGTAATATCCACAACATTGGGTATATCTGCAATAGCTGCTTCAATGCGCTTTCCTGTGGTATACAATGTGCTCAGGTCATCCCCAAATATTTTGATGGCAATATTGGCTCGTGTTCCGGAAATCATATGGTCAATGCGATGCCCGAGCGGCTGACCAACAGTAAAGGCAACACCAGGGATTGAAGCCAGCTTTTCTCTTATGTCTTCCATGAATTCTTCGTTCGGACGGTCCTTGAGAATGAAATTAATATCAATTTCCGCACTATTGGTTGCCTGCGAATGTTCATCAAGCTCTCCCCTACCGGTGCGACGGGCTGTACCAGTAACTTCAGGGATGGTCAGCACTGCTTTTTCAAGCAAGGTTCCAACCTCGTTACTTACCTCCAGCGAAACACCTGGCTGAATCACGGCGCTGATGGTTAGAGCGCCTTCATTGAATTCCGGAAG
Encoded here:
- a CDS encoding glycoside hydrolase family 13 protein, which translates into the protein MKRTKSFFLLLILPLFISAQKSPLRVEPPFWWAGMYHTELQIMVYEPNISALKVHINHPGIIVKEVVSVDSPNYLFIYLDVSQASPGTFQIDFLDGKRVRYSYQYELRERDENARFREGFDASDAIYLLMPDRFANGDPGNDNIEGMLEKADKNNPDGRHGGDIQGIINHLDYIEDLGFTAIWINPVFENNQPRYSYHGYAITDFYKVDPRFGTNEDYRRLVQEAEKKGIKIIKDMIFNHCGSQHWWMTDLPSKDWLNQWPEYTRTSYRMSTIVDPYASQTDYNIMVKGWFDSNMPDLNQHNRLLAKYLKQNTVWWIEFAGIHGIRMDTQPYAEKDFTADWARYISDEYPYFRILGEAWMGIPAMVSYYQQGKINHDGYDSNIPSLFDFPLYDAVREAFNEEPGWDKGLMRLYNMLAQDFLYSDPYNLVVFPDNHDVSRIFSSLDQDPEKLKMLLTFIFTTRGIPMMYYGTEILMTGLEHKGHGGIRMPFPGGWPGDETSAFSSDGRSYEQNDVTNHIRKLLQFRQLQPAFHYGWLRHFIPHDNVYVYFRYNQESTFMVVINSNAEEKSLNSKRFTEATKGYHVGRDVINGFAYEIDKTWNVPGNTALVLELKSSFMPKILD
- a CDS encoding SRPBCC family protein; this encodes MLIKADLQSAWDFISLPENLSKITPPQMDFRITYRSSLDGDKMYPGQIICYKVKPLPFFNASWVTEITQVQEKRFFIDEQRFGPYRFWHHQHIIKEVPEGVEMTDIVSYKLPLGMIGRWFVGWLVRRQLKNIFEYRSRQMDKIFL
- a CDS encoding SDR family oxidoreductase — its product is MKTYALIGGSSTIAQTLIKSLENQDVILLVYSRSEDLFHKQSNVTWKQFDILKDEFNSSEIPSSVDALLYFPGTINLKPFNSLKIDDFQSDYEINFLGAVKAINAFYRPLRKSGNGSIVMVSSVAAKVGMPYHASIASAKAAVEGLTRSLAAEFAPHIRVNCIAPSLTDTQMASKLLSTEDRKNSIVQRNPMKQIGKPEDLAAMAEFLISEKSAWITGQVIGVDGGMSTLNLV
- a CDS encoding TolC family protein, which translates into the protein MKTLDLSVSKNSPFGMSWQLAKCSWQRSDCNCNGNVNGKLENIANVVDKYVLVRKFLLLITFTFLMCVNAFAQNSVECVLAEVEKNNTGLAALQMQLDAQSISNKTGIYLQNPEFEYAWFAGNPDGIGNKTNISLRQQFDFPTAYLHKTRIANARNDQLLLEFENQRRELLFEARLICLELINANIRAQEIGKRLQHAERMANAYETMFDAGETNIIELNKAKLNFLGLQNQAERIEITRQSLQNKLAGLNGGIQIQLADTSFYPISLSEDFEQWYVQAEERNPVLKWLSQEIEINRKQEKLQKALSLPGFNTGYVSEILTLEKFRGFAIGISIPLWENKNTVRYTKAHTSALQGSEHDKKLQFYNQLKAQHAQALSLNASLQEYERLLQSIDNTKLLARAWEQGELSLTNYLLELSYYYQSVDNLLEMELELYQTLAGLNKYLD